Part of the Paenibacillus guangzhouensis genome is shown below.
CTCGTTATAACGCTGGGCATATAGCCAATCGAGCGCATCCAAAATATCTTGACGCAGCAGCGGATCTTGATAATACTTCGAACCGACCGTCGCGTACGCGAGCGCCATGTCCTTCAGCCGATTGTAACCGGCCGTAATATCCGCCGAATATTGCGCTTGCGCAGAAGGTGCGTTCAAATCGCTCCACAAATAGGTTCGGTTCGCGGCCTTATTCAGCGTATCCCAATATCCTGTCACATTCGCATTCTTCACCTTCGACTCCATCGTTCGAAGCGCTGCCGCAATATCTTGATCGACCGGATTGTAGTCCGAGCCTCCCGTTAACTTCGCACGCCAGTTGGCCAGCAGCACCGGGAACATCGTATCGATGCGAATCGTTGCTTTGACCTCTGAGCTCTCGGTCCCATCGATCAAGGCTGCTTTGGCATAGATATCCGTCTCCCCTTGCTCTCGGACGGTGACAGGGCCCGAATACGTTTGCCACGTTCCCTCCTTCTTCACCTTGTAGAGCAGTTCACGAACTTTCCCTTCCTCCGCAGGATCAACCTGCAACGTAAACGTCACTTCTTGCTCGCTCCAACCTTCCTGGCTTAAGGCGATCGTCAATGGCGAAGGGCCGTATACCTCAAATTCTATCAGTGAGTAACCGTATTGCGTTGCCCGCTTCGTTCCGAGCATTCGCACATATCTCGCATTCTCTGTCTCGAACGTAATCTCATCGGTTCCCCCGTCGCCTGTCGTCGTTACGAATACGTCCTTCCACGTCCCACCGTCGTTCGAAACTTGAATTTTGTATCCGCTTCCATAAGCAGACTCCCAAAATAACTTCACGCTGTTAATCGGCATCGACTTGCCTAAATCCACGTAAATCCATTCCGCATCCGTCCGATTGCTCGACCACCGTGTCGCCATGCTGCCATCGAATGCATTCGCAGCATAAAACGCCGTCGTTCCTTCCACCGAAGAGGATAATGCTGTTTTCCCCTCCGCCATGTTCACCGTCCTACCCGTAGCTGCCGCGCCATACGCCGTCATCGAAGGGGCAATCGGCAGCATGGAGCACATCAGACTTACCGTTAATCCGAGCAGTAGATTCCGTCGCCAGTTCACCTGCAGACCTCCTTTTCATGAGTGAAAATAAGGATTCAACGAGACAACACAAAAAAGGCACGCGCAAGAAGAGTTGCCTCTTAAAGCTCATGCCTGAATTCAGTAACACGCTTAGGGCTTGAATCTATCCCTAACATAGTGCATCCCTGTACGCTTCGCAATACATTCGACAAAGGTTCCTAGGTTTCTTAGAAATCTCTGTTAATCTGCATGCTTTCGCTACGCCTTCCGCCCCTCCGGCTTATGCTCTGGCTGCTCATGCACCACACTTCCATCGGTCTCGCGAATCCATGTCTCGAACTGCTTCTCACCCTGCTTCAGGCGGATGACACGTGCACCGGTCGGCACAAGGTCATGACGTACGCCGTCCACGAAGCTAACATAACGCGTCGAACGCCCATAACAGAGGCGAATCCCGTGCAGCTCGCCCCAGAAATCATTGCCATGATCATGCCCGACGAAGGTGCCCATCACATCGCCCATATCGACCATTGCCGAGAGCATTCCCGAATTGATATTCGGCGCAGAGCACCAGTTATCGTAGCGATGTCCATAACAAGTATGGAAGTCCCACAAATCGTTATACTCTGGCAGCGGAATGTGGAAGAACGCAAGTGCAGGCAGTGGCTCACCGCCGTTCTGCGCCGTCAATTCACGCGATCTGCCAATGTACCAATCAATCTGGCTGCGGCGGATCCAGTCATAACCGCCAACCCGATGCCCTTGCTGCGCATAGTCGCCACTGTCAAGGAAATAGAGCGCCGCTTCCGTGCGATCACCCTCATGACCTGCGACTTGAACAATGAAGTTCCCTGCGCCATCGACGCCTTCTGGATCTTCTTCCGCAACGTTATGCGCGAACTCCAATTGCAGTGCGTGCATCTGCTTCCGTGGCACTTCGCCTTCCGAATCATGGTTGCCGAACACCGCCGCCCATGGAATGCCGCGCGCTTCAACAGCTTCCACCGCACGACGGAACGACTCGAGCGGATTACGCGCCCGGTTGCTCGCGACAACATCTCCAGCGAATACGACAAGATCCGGCTTCTCCGCATCCATCACCCGCTCCATGAGTGCCTTCGTCTCTGCATCATACAGCGGCGTCTCCGGGTCATAATCAAATTCATCCAGAAACTCAACATCCGAAAATTGCACAATGACAAATGAACCGTCTTCTCGAAATTTTAATGGTTTTTTCATCTTCGATTCTCCTCTGCCCGGATATCCACTGCAATAGCGCACACTTTCACACAATAATACAACTAATCACAATATTCAATAGATTTCATGAAGATCGTGTGAAGATTTAATCAGCAAAATAATCCAACAAGTGCGCAAGGCTATATAGAGACTCCAACTTTTTATCGATTTAGAATGAACGTATCCGGATTTCCATAGAGCTAGCAATTCATTCATTTGTGGCAAGTGTTTTATATCTTATAAAAATTGAATTGGAGGGTCACGAAATGAAATTAGCTAAGAAAAGTTGGACAATTTTGTTACTCGTTGTGATGTTATCCACTCTTCTCATCGCTTGTGGAAAAACGAATGAAAACAACGACAACAATAATACACCCAGCTCGGTTGAAGGAAGTACGACGCCTAACCAAGAAAACAATTCCCTGGACGGCTCGCAGCAAGGTGAAGGAGCATCCGCTGATCCCGTGACAATCACCGTCGCATTTCCGTGGGGGGAAGAAATTTTTAACAATCGATTCAAAGAAATTGATGAGAAATTGCCCAATATCGATATAAAAATGGTTGCCTGTGAGTGTAAATCCACGTCGCTGCAAGAATTGTTCGCAAGTGGAATCAATCCTGATATCATCTTTCCGAACTATGGAATCTCTCACGTTGAAAGCCTTGATATCATACATCCTCTTGATGATTTAGCAAAAAGCAACAATTTTGACGTAGACACGTTAAACCCGGGACTTGTATCTTATATTCGATCATTGGATTCAGAGGGAAGATTAATCGGTATTCCAGACGGCACAGGCTATACGTCCCTTTTCTATAATAAAGAAATTTTCGATTTATTCGGCGAACCGTATCCTACAGAGAAAATGACGTGGGATCAGGCCTTCGACTTGGCTAGGAAAATGACAGGACAGCGCAATGGTGTTTCCTATCTTGGACTTGAACTCGGCGGCAGAGGGAATGTTGGCGATGGTGCCGCCGTACCGCTTAAAGAATTGGCCGTGAATAGGACAGATCCGAATACCGGCGAAGTGCTCATTACGAAGGATCCTGCCTTCTCGAAATATTTAGAACTGATGAAGAAGTATTACAGCATACCAGGTGTAAGATCTGAAGAAGCAAAGAATTCCGATTTGTTCGGAAAAAAACAAGCCGCGATGACGGTGAATTGGACCGCCTATTTCGTCGG
Proteins encoded:
- a CDS encoding metallophosphoesterase family protein, whose translation is MKKPLKFREDGSFVIVQFSDVEFLDEFDYDPETPLYDAETKALMERVMDAEKPDLVVFAGDVVASNRARNPLESFRRAVEAVEARGIPWAAVFGNHDSEGEVPRKQMHALQLEFAHNVAEEDPEGVDGAGNFIVQVAGHEGDRTEAALYFLDSGDYAQQGHRVGGYDWIRRSQIDWYIGRSRELTAQNGGEPLPALAFFHIPLPEYNDLWDFHTCYGHRYDNWCSAPNINSGMLSAMVDMGDVMGTFVGHDHGNDFWGELHGIRLCYGRSTRYVSFVDGVRHDLVPTGARVIRLKQGEKQFETWIRETDGSVVHEQPEHKPEGRKA
- a CDS encoding ABC transporter substrate-binding protein, with amino-acid sequence MKLAKKSWTILLLVVMLSTLLIACGKTNENNDNNNTPSSVEGSTTPNQENNSLDGSQQGEGASADPVTITVAFPWGEEIFNNRFKEIDEKLPNIDIKMVACECKSTSLQELFASGINPDIIFPNYGISHVESLDIIHPLDDLAKSNNFDVDTLNPGLVSYIRSLDSEGRLIGIPDGTGYTSLFYNKEIFDLFGEPYPTEKMTWDQAFDLARKMTGQRNGVSYLGLELGGRGNVGDGAAVPLKELAVNRTDPNTGEVLITKDPAFSKYLELMKKYYSIPGVRSEEAKNSDLFGKKQAAMTVNWTAYFVGGNPFEDVEYLKNNIAMLPVPVWADQPNIGPALGTTPMIISNLSEHKAEAFSVLKEYVSVANQTKISKSMASGPVLTEVADQYGSDIENYVGQDVTSVFKLTPATYKGRQSLWDQYVNLDLAKFADSDMNIQEFLRVIKEEAETAITEAKTQNAKK